The window GAGTACCCCGTCACCGGCGTCGTCGCCGACGCGGAGCGTCTCCCGTTCGCCGACGAGTCGTTCGACGCCGTAGCGTGCCGAATCGCCGCCCACCACTTCCCCGACCCGGAGGCGTTCGTCGCGGAGGTGGCCCGCGTCCTCGAACCCGGTGGCGTCTTCGCCTTCGAAGACAACGTTGCACCCGAAGACGACGAACTCGCCGCGTTCCTCGACGGCGTCGAACGCCTCCGCGACCCGACGCACGTCGAACTGTACCCTGTTTCGCAATGGCGTACGTGGTTCGAAGACGCCGGTCTCTCGGTCGAAGCGGTCGAAACCGCGAAACTCACGCTCGAATTCGACCCATGGACCGAGCGAACTGGCGTCTCTTCCACCGACCGGGCGGAACTCGAACGTCGCTTCCGTGAGGCATCACCCGCGGCGAAAGCGACGTTCGAAGTCGAGTTCGACGGTGAGTCAGACGGTGAGTACGACGACGAACCTGACGACGAGTCTGTCGTCTCGTTCGCCAACCCGAAAGCACTGATTCGAGCGCGGAAACGGTAGTCGAGTCCTCGTCTCCGACCGGTTGTGCGACTCGTCACAGATGGCCCAAATCCTCATCTATCTCCGCACCGTCATGTATTGGCATGGCACGAGTACTCGTGGTCGGTGGTGGTGCCGCAGGACTCTCCGCTGCACTGTTCGCGTCGAAAAACGGCCTCGACGTGGACGTATTCGACACGGACAAGACGTGGTTGCACAAGGCCCACCTGTTCAACTACCTCGGCATCGACTCGAAAGACGGAACCGAGTTCCTCGAAGACGCCCGCGAGCAAGTCGACGGGTTCGGCGCGACACGCCACGAAGCCGAAGTGACTACTGTCACACAATCGGGCGGCGGGTTCGTGGTCACGGCCGACGACGAGGAGTACGAGGCGGACTACGTCGTCCTCGCGACGGGGACGAAACGTGGCCTCGCCGAGGACCTGGGATGTGCGTTCACCGACGAGGACGTCGTCGACGTCGACGTGACGATGGAGACGAGCGTCGAGAACGTGTACGCGACCGGTGCGATGGTCCGCGCCGAAGAGTGGCAGGCCATCATCTCCGCCGGTGACGGCGCCGCCGCCGCCCTCAACGTCCTGACGAAGGAGAAGGGCGAACACTTCCACGACTTCGACACGCCGGCAGACGCCGAGTAGTATCGTCACCCGAGGGTCAGGTTCCTGACTCGGGCGCTTTTCGAACTCTGCTTTACGACTCTACGAGTACGACGCCAGTCACGACGAGTGTCCCACCGAGCACAGTCACGAGCGTCACGGGTTCGCCGAGGACGAGTGCACCCAAGGTGAGCGTGCCCGCTGGTTCGAAGGTGCTGACGATACTCGCTCTGCTGGCACCGATGCGGGCCATGCCAGCGAAGAACGCGAATATCGGAATCGCGGTGGCGAAGACGGCGATTGCACCCACGATGAGCCACGACGCCGTCTCGGTCGGAACCGAGAGTTGCCCCGTCACAGTGCCGACGAGAAGGAACGACACGGCGGCCGCCGGAAGGACGTGGGCCGTGAGCGTCTGGGAATCGACCGTGTCCAGTGCCCGGCGACCCACCACGATGTACGTCGCGTAGACGACGGCCGCGACGAGGACGATGAGAACGCCTCGCGGGTCGACGCCGGTGGGGTCTGCTCCTGTGATGAGTGCGACACCAGTGAGTGCGACGACGAGTGCGCTCACAGTTCGTCTCGTGACCGGTTCGTCGAGTGCGACGACTGCGAGGCCCACGACGAAGACTGGGTACGTGTAGAGGACGATAGACGTGAGTCCTGCCGTCAGGTACTCCAACCCGAGAAAGTAGAGGAAACTCATCGTGGCGTAGCCGAGACCACCGAGTCCGAGGCCGACGGCCAAGTCGCGTCCCGAGAGCAAACGCACGTCACCGCGGAGGGCTAACCACACCCAGACGACTATCGTCGCGATGAAGAACCGAAAGAAGAGGACGGTCGGAATCGAGAGGCCCGCCGCCGCGGCGAATTTACCGAAGATGGCGAGCGTGCCGAATCCGAGTCCCGAGAGGGCGACGAGTCCAATCCCGAGTCGGTCACCCGTCCCGAACCTGTCTCTCGTCTCCAACCAGTCGCTCATTATCGACCCACGGACGACCGGAGGCTAAAGAGATTCGCAAGCGGTAAGCCCTCACTCTTCATCGTGCGGGGTGTGACCACGGCTTCGCACGATGGCCCAATCTCCCCGCTCACCGGTCTCGGCGTCGCGATACTGGCCGTCAGCACGAGTGCGATTCTCGTGCGCTGGAGTAACGCGCCGAGTCTGGTCAAGGCGTTCTACCGCGTCGTATTCACCGTCGCCCTGCTCGCCCCGGTTGCGCTCGTCCGCCATCGCGACGCGGTGGCCAGTATCTCACGACGTGACCTCTGGGCGGCGAGCGGTGCGGGTGTCGCCCTCGCGGCGCACTTCGCGTCGTGGTTCGAGAGTCTGAACCACACGACGGTTGCGGCCAGCGTCACACTCGTCCAGGCGCAACCGCTCTTCGTCGCCGTCGGCGCGTGGGCGTTCCTCGACGAACGCGTGAGTCGCCGGACGACACTCGGCATCGGTGTCGCACTCGCCGGCATGGTGTTGATGTCGCTGTCTGACCTGCTCACCGCGAGCGGTGCCCCTCGTCCACTCTTCGGGAACGCACTCGCAATCGTCGGCGCAGTGACTGCCGCCGCGTACGTCCTCACCGGGCGGAGCGTCCGCAGTCGCGTCGCACTCGTCCCCTACGTCGTCGTCGTGTACAGCGTCTGCGCGCTGGCGCTCCTCTCGGTCGCAGTCGCTCGCGGCGACCCACTCTCTGGCTACCCACCACGCGAATGGCTCTTGTTCTTCGGGATGGCTGTCGGTCCCGGTATCTTCGGTCACACGGTCATCAACTGGGCACTCGCGCACCTCGAATCGAGCGTCGTCTCGGTGTCACTTCTCGGTGAACCTGTCGGTAGCACCATCCTTGCCCTCTTTCTCCTCGGTGAGATTCCCACGCTTCCGACGGTTCTCGGCGGGGCCATCGTCCTCGGTGGCATCTACATCACTGCCTCGTAACTCACAGCACCGCCTCGGAACTTCCAGCACCGCCTCGTAACCCGTGAGAGCGTCACTCACCGCCGATGGTGACGTGTCGTTTCGATGCTCTTTCGTCGTGTGAGCACGTCTCGCACCGAAATATGTCGGGGGATGCTACAGTGGGTTATCGCTGGTGATAACCGCGACATAACGCTCATATTACTGAGCGAGTGCAACACAGTATGGACGACGGCTCGGGTGCTGACGTACGCGTTCTTCACGTCGACGACGAGCCGAGCCTCACTGACCTCGTCTCTATCTATCTCGAACGCGAGGCGGGCGACGTCGACCTCTCGGTGACGACGTCGAACTCGGGGACTGACGCGCTGGAACGACTCCGGCAAGAGCGAATCGACTGTATCGTTTCGGACTACGACATGCCGGACATCGACGGATTGGAGTTCCTCAGAGCGGTTCGGTCAGAACATCCCGACCTCCCGTTCATTCTCTTCACCGGGAAAGGCTCCGAAGAAGTCGCGCGGGACGCGTTCCGCGTCGGTGCGACCGACTACATGCAGAAGGACACGGGTACCGACCAGTACACGGTCCTCGCGAACCGCGTGGTCAACGCTGTCTCGCAGTATCGCGCGAAAGCCGCCTCAGAACGCTACGGAACCGCAATCGAAGTCCTCGACAGCGGCGTCTACTCGCTCGACAGCGACGCGCGCTTTTCGTCCGTCGACGAAGTCTTCTGTGACCTCACGGGGTACGACCGGTCGGATATCCTCGGCACACGATTTACCGACATCATCGAGAACACCCCCGACGAACTCGAAGCGGTGTTCGAGACGGTCACTAGTTCGACCGGCCCGGAGACAGAGCGATTCGAAGCGGTGCTTGCCCCCGGCCCGAACTATCCGCACGACGACCTCCTGTGCGAAGGCCACCTCGCGGCCCGACCGACGGAAGATGGTGAATCGGGCGTCATCGGAACGCTGCAAGACGTGACCGAGCGTCGGCGGCATCGGGACCGAATTCACTACGAAACACGGCTGAAAGACGCCGTCTTGGACACGTCGACGTCGCTGATGAGCGCCGAAGCGGACGAAATCGGGACGAAGATAGAGTGGACCCTCCAGACGGTCGGTGAAGTCGCTGGCCTCGACCGGTGTTCCGTGTACCTCTACGACGACGAGACGAACGTCGCCGCCCGAATGCACGATTGGCAGAGCGGCAACCACACCAACCACCCGAATCGTATCTCGCTCCGAGACGCTCGCTGGTTGGTCGAACGCTTACACCGCTTCGAGAACGCGTGTCTCCACAGCGTGTCTGACCTCCCACCGGAGGCATCGAAGACGAAACGCGTCCTCGCAGACGCAGAGACCGGTGGATTCGTCTCCGTCCCGATGGTTTCGAAGTGGTCGCTCGTCGGATTCGTCGTCTTCGACGTGGTCGACGACGGCCGGTCGTGGACCGACACGGAAGTCGACCTGCTTCGGTCTGTCGGCAACAACATCACACACACGCTGGCGAGACAGCGGAGAGAGCGCGAACTCCGGCGGCAGAACGACCGCCTCGAAGAGTTTGCGTCGGTCGTCTCACACGACCTCCGGAACCCACTCAACGTCGCGAAGGGGTTCGTCGAACTCGCCCGTGAGGAAGACGACGTGACGCACCTCGACCGGGCACTCGACGGCGTCAGCCGAATGGACACGCTGCTCAACGACGTGCTCACGCTGGCCAGACAGGGGCGGAAAGTCGGCGAAACCAGCTCTGTCGCCATCGAGAACGTGGTCGAACGAGCGTGGAAAGCCGTCGACACCGGCGGCGATGCCGTTCTCATCGTCGAGGATGGCCTCGGGACCACGCCGGCCGACGAGGGACGACTCCAGCAGGCCTTCGAGAACTTGTTCCGAAACGCTGTCGAGCATGGTTCGACAGGCCGTCGGAATCCTTCCGACGACACTGTAGAACACGGTTCCACAGGCACCCAGACCGTGTCTGGTGACGACGCTGTCGAGTCTGGTGCTGCGGAGGGTGCAGACTCTCACGGTGACGGTGTGGACCGGAATCCGGATATCTTGGTCCGCGTCGGGCCGACGCAGTCCGGGTTCTACATCGCCGACGACGGGTCTGGCATCCCCGAGGACAAACGCGATACAGTGTTCGAACACGGACACACCACGTCCGAGTCTGGAAGTGGGTTCGGTCTTTCTATCGTCGAGAGCATCGTCGAGGCCCACGGCTGGGAGATAACGGTCACCGAACCAGAACCCGACCTCGGTGGGGCGCGGTTCGAGTTCGACGTCGGCGGTGTCCGCTCAGAGGTCGAACCCCGGTTTTCCCTCAGCGACGACTGAGAAACTCTATTCTACCGCCGCCTTCGTCCGTCGATGCCGCTCACGGAACATGGGCTCGAACCCGACATCACCAAAGACGCCGGCGAGTTCGCCCAACGGACCGAACGGGAGTTCGTACGCGACCCTGTCGTCGATAATCGTCTCGTCGCCGTCGGCGACGAAGCGATGCGTGTGTACCCAGCGCTCGAACGGCCCGCCGGCCATGTCGTCGCGGAACCACGCCGTCGTCTCGTCTTTCTCGCGTCCGAGGATGCGCGAGACCCACCGCTGGCGTGGCCCGACACCGAACGGGCGCATCGACATCTCGATTTCCGTTCCAGCGACGAGTTCGTCTGGGTCGCTGTCGCCGTCGGGCCCGCGAACGGCGACGATTTCGAGGTTCATCCACGCCGGTGTGAGGGCCTCTAATCCCGAGATATCGGAGTGGAACTCCCAGACGCGTTCGAGGGGCGCAGCGACGCGGGTCCGACGCTGGTACACTGGCATACGTGCTCGTTAGGCCCGAGGCTGGAAAGCAGTGATGGCACCGAGCGACGGCGGCGAGAGGACGGGTGCCGTCGCTGACGATGCAGAAGACGCCTACGCGGCAACTCTTGTGGCACGAACCGCGTAGGCGGGCAAGGGCAACGCTCGGCCGTCGTGGAATTCGGGTTGGCTGTCGGTAGACGGCCGGGTGTCGTTGTATCACCACGACACGTGTCGTGGCGGGGATAGCTATTCCAGGAAACACCTTAATAATTTTGCATGTTTCGGTGAACGTCTCCGGCCGTGGACTGTGTGAAGAGAGGAAATCCAGTGATGCCCACGGGTCACCGCCAGACACGACTACCCGACCGATTGCACCTTACTGGAGACGTTGGAAAATACTCGCCCGAAGTGTATGCTTAGAGCGTGAACCGCGAGACGGTCGTTCCGGCCTTCGTCAGGTCGGTGTGTGTCGCGGCGGCGACGGTGACTTGATTCTCGCCGTACTCGATGGCGACTTCGACTTCGAACGACTCGTCTTCGGGTTCGACGAGCGTCGTCTCACCGGGCGTCTTCACCGCGGCGACGGCGGCGTCAGTCTGCCCGGAGACGACGAGTTTGTCGCCTTTGAAGCGGGTGCTCACGCGGAGACTCGGCCCGGACGGGCGGTCACGTTCGACGTAGCGTTCACGGACGAACGCCGGCGTCTCGACCGGTTCGCCGGCGTCGACACCGTGTGCGAGGCGAACGAACTGTGCCATCGACCACGCGAGTGGTGTCGCACTGCCGGTCCCTTCGCCGAACTCCCAGTTGAAGGCCGTCGAGTGTTCACGGTCCCAGACCTGTTCGGCCAACATTCGACCGGAGTTGGAGAACGCTGCCATCGTCCGGAGGAGGTTCTTCGGCGCGAGTTTGCCCGCTTCGGTTCCGGCGATGAGTTCGTACTCACCACGCTCGCCGGTGAAGATTGGCCAGAGGCGACCCTTGCCTTTGGCGTCGATAGACCACGGGGCACCTTCTTCGTCGCGTTCGCGCTCACCGTAGCCGTCACCGTTGTAGCGGTAGAACGCCGGACCGTGTGGCGTATCGACGCGAATCGTCTCGTCCGTCTCTTCGATGGAGTTGCGAATTATCTCGTCGTCGGCCGGTTTGATGCCGAGGCGTGTCAGTTCGAGGAACCCGCCGTCGATAATCTCGCGTTCGTCCAGCGTCGGGCCGTTGTTCGCCAGCGTCCGGAGGTGTCCGGCGTCGGGTTCGCCATCACGGGTGATGCGGACGTAGTACGGCGTGTGCGTGTGGCGGTCGGTGCCCGTGCGGGTCGCGGTCCAGTCGTCCACGCGCTCGGCCCAATCGTCCGCGAGGGCGAGCCAGACCAAGGCGTCCTCGTCGTGGCCCTCATCGAGTGCGACGGCGGCCGCGCAGGCGAGCCCTGCGATTTCGGCCGCGATAGACGACGGCGAGTATCCGGCTTCTTCTTCCCATCGTTCCTGTGCAGTCGGCGGTCCGTTTCGAGCGACGTAGTCCGCAGACCGTTTGACGTTGACGTAGTCGTAGTCCACGTCGTCGAAGGTCACACCGTGTTCTGTGAGCATGTACGCCATCACCTGCGGGAAGGAGATGTTGTCCATCTGCTCGCCGCCCCAGCGGGTCCGGCCGTTGAGGTAGGTGTTCTGCGGGATGAATCCCCGGTCGTCCTGCTGGTGCGTGTAGATGTATTCCAGCGCGTCGATGGACGTCTCGATGTCGCCGACAGCCTCGAAGACGGTGAAGACCTGATAGAGGTCACGCGACCAGACGAAGTTGTACCCGTACCCCTTCGATTCCTCCGCAGGGACGACTTCGCCCCACGGAACCGACGGTGACGCGATGCCTGCGCCGAGGTAGGTCTTGTCCTCGACTGCCCGGAGACTCATCAGACAGGTCTTGTACTGTGCCGTGAGGTCAGGGTCGCTCGCGACCGAATCTGGGAGGTCTTTGTCCGAGAGGAACTCCTCCCACGAGTCGGTGTACGCTCCGCGAACCGTCTCGTAGCCACGAGTGAGCGCACCGGCGGCCTCGCCGAGCGCGGCG is drawn from Haloferax litoreum and contains these coding sequences:
- a CDS encoding class I SAM-dependent methyltransferase, with the protein product MSDDKRRTAAHFGDAAESYFESEVHRLGDDRQTLAAWCRDATRALDIATGAGHTAGAIAKAGVSNVVATDAAPQMVATAVREYPVTGVVADAERLPFADESFDAVACRIAAHHFPDPEAFVAEVARVLEPGGVFAFEDNVAPEDDELAAFLDGVERLRDPTHVELYPVSQWRTWFEDAGLSVEAVETAKLTLEFDPWTERTGVSSTDRAELERRFREASPAAKATFEVEFDGESDGEYDDEPDDESVVSFANPKALIRARKR
- a CDS encoding FAD-dependent oxidoreductase encodes the protein MARVLVVGGGAAGLSAALFASKNGLDVDVFDTDKTWLHKAHLFNYLGIDSKDGTEFLEDAREQVDGFGATRHEAEVTTVTQSGGGFVVTADDEEYEADYVVLATGTKRGLAEDLGCAFTDEDVVDVDVTMETSVENVYATGAMVRAEEWQAIISAGDGAAAALNVLTKEKGEHFHDFDTPADAE
- a CDS encoding DMT family transporter, which translates into the protein MSDWLETRDRFGTGDRLGIGLVALSGLGFGTLAIFGKFAAAAGLSIPTVLFFRFFIATIVVWVWLALRGDVRLLSGRDLAVGLGLGGLGYATMSFLYFLGLEYLTAGLTSIVLYTYPVFVVGLAVVALDEPVTRRTVSALVVALTGVALITGADPTGVDPRGVLIVLVAAVVYATYIVVGRRALDTVDSQTLTAHVLPAAAVSFLLVGTVTGQLSVPTETASWLIVGAIAVFATAIPIFAFFAGMARIGASRASIVSTFEPAGTLTLGALVLGEPVTLVTVLGGTLVVTGVVLVES
- a CDS encoding DMT family transporter; its protein translation is MTTASHDGPISPLTGLGVAILAVSTSAILVRWSNAPSLVKAFYRVVFTVALLAPVALVRHRDAVASISRRDLWAASGAGVALAAHFASWFESLNHTTVAASVTLVQAQPLFVAVGAWAFLDERVSRRTTLGIGVALAGMVLMSLSDLLTASGAPRPLFGNALAIVGAVTAAAYVLTGRSVRSRVALVPYVVVVYSVCALALLSVAVARGDPLSGYPPREWLLFFGMAVGPGIFGHTVINWALAHLESSVVSVSLLGEPVGSTILALFLLGEIPTLPTVLGGAIVLGGIYITAS
- a CDS encoding response regulator yields the protein MDDGSGADVRVLHVDDEPSLTDLVSIYLEREAGDVDLSVTTSNSGTDALERLRQERIDCIVSDYDMPDIDGLEFLRAVRSEHPDLPFILFTGKGSEEVARDAFRVGATDYMQKDTGTDQYTVLANRVVNAVSQYRAKAASERYGTAIEVLDSGVYSLDSDARFSSVDEVFCDLTGYDRSDILGTRFTDIIENTPDELEAVFETVTSSTGPETERFEAVLAPGPNYPHDDLLCEGHLAARPTEDGESGVIGTLQDVTERRRHRDRIHYETRLKDAVLDTSTSLMSAEADEIGTKIEWTLQTVGEVAGLDRCSVYLYDDETNVAARMHDWQSGNHTNHPNRISLRDARWLVERLHRFENACLHSVSDLPPEASKTKRVLADAETGGFVSVPMVSKWSLVGFVVFDVVDDGRSWTDTEVDLLRSVGNNITHTLARQRRERELRRQNDRLEEFASVVSHDLRNPLNVAKGFVELAREEDDVTHLDRALDGVSRMDTLLNDVLTLARQGRKVGETSSVAIENVVERAWKAVDTGGDAVLIVEDGLGTTPADEGRLQQAFENLFRNAVEHGSTGRRNPSDDTVEHGSTGTQTVSGDDAVESGAAEGADSHGDGVDRNPDILVRVGPTQSGFYIADDGSGIPEDKRDTVFEHGHTTSESGSGFGLSIVESIVEAHGWEITVTEPEPDLGGARFEFDVGGVRSEVEPRFSLSDD
- a CDS encoding SRPBCC family protein, with product MPVYQRRTRVAAPLERVWEFHSDISGLEALTPAWMNLEIVAVRGPDGDSDPDELVAGTEIEMSMRPFGVGPRQRWVSRILGREKDETTAWFRDDMAGGPFERWVHTHRFVADGDETIIDDRVAYELPFGPLGELAGVFGDVGFEPMFRERHRRTKAAVE